The following DNA comes from Camelina sativa cultivar DH55 chromosome 14, Cs, whole genome shotgun sequence.
AAATTCCAGGGTCGAAGAAACTTAGCTGAATCTGGAAGGAGAggcaaaaaaaagataatcatATACATGTACCTCGTCAGAAAGATTAAGACCAAGGGCATGGGTTAGAATGCTAGAAAGGAAAATTAGAAAGAGTTATACTTGTAGTTCACTGGTCTTGGGGCAGCCGTTGCAGGAAGTGCAGCTAACCCATAAAACATCACTTCCAGTGTCAATTTGAACATTAAATTCTCTCGGGGGTGTCCCAAGTTTAACCTTTGTATAGTAAAGCCTGTCATGAAAGGGAATTATGACAACAAGATTCTAAAATAGGAATGGACAAGAGTCAAAAAAAGACAGAGTCAAAGTTATTCCTATTCCAAATTGAACACATATCCTAGAATGTAGCTGAATTAGATTTAGAAGCTTCACAAGCCAATAAGCAAAAGTTCATATATCTTGAAAACAGAATCGAATCTCATTACTCCAGCCTACCCGGGAATAAATTAGTTCGGTCGATTCAATTTTGTTGGGAGACAAGTTTTCAAACCCAAGTCCGGTGACTCTACTACggttcgaaaagaaaaaaagtgatttttatctttggaaaccaaaaaaaaaaatcgaaaattggAATCGAAAAAGTGTGCATAAGCAAATGGGTAACAACAGTAGTACCCAACGAGAAACGGATCGGAGGCTCCATCAACCGGAAAATTAACAACGCCGCCGACGGGAGACTGCAATAACCTTCCATGGCGAGCTGAATCAAAAGCCCTGAGCTCAGTCAGACCAAGTTCGTGGTTCGGCGGTATCAATCTCTCCAGCTTCAGAACCGCGTCGGGACCGCATACTACCATGGTTGCGGCAGCTTGTAAAAACACGGCAGCGATGACGATTACTCCAGCAGGAGTATCCACCGCCATTTCTCGAGTTCGAAACTTTCTCTTcctgaaagagagagagagagagagagagagaaagccgCCAATTGAAACGTTCTGATATATTCTGATGACAGTTCTAAAGTTTTTCACATTTtggtgatttatttaattaaatatggaATGAAGCTTTCCATAATTTATCCTTTTATGTTttgagttattatttttttttttgccgtgttttaaaatttggtattttgcTAATTATGATTTCTTAAGTTCAATTTTCAAAACTGGTTACTGGATAAAAAAAATGCTGAGTATTATTACAGTTGCAAGATTGACTGATGTAATTAATGTGTCAGTGCTCAGCCTATATGACGCATCTAAGTGCCGTTGACCGACCATTGACTTCACCACCTCACTCCAAAGTCTACGACAACGGCTTTGTTTCTAACCAAATTAAATGAACTTCTCTACGAAGAACCagatggtttggttttgttttgtttccaactTAACTCCaattatataagaaacaaaatttaggTCACTCAATACTCATATGTGTACAACATGCaaggataaaaaaaatggaaacaagTGAAGAGTGAGTATGACCTCCATTGCTTCGAAAGTGCCGCTAACATCAATCGAAtcaaactgaaaagaaaaacgaaagaTAGGAGATATTTTATTGTCTTCTGTGTGGCCTTCTGAAAGTTAATTCTTCGACATCCTTCATACCAGTAAAGGAGGAGCACTAGTCTTTTGAGATGGTCTCCGGTTTAAGCAGCAATCTAGACATGTGACAGAAACAAAGACacttagattttatattttcgtACGGGAAACTATATCAGGAAGGTGCTTCATAGTTCATAGAAACTCTCCACTATAGAACAATATTTTATACACTAAACATATTCCTGCTCATGCTGTACAATTTCTGATAATAATAGGCGTAAAAGGGAATTGGTAGTCTTATGACTTAAATGgttaaagagagagagcagTTTGGTTACCTCTCATTGATCTTTCAAGAGAAGTGAGGAGGTGCAAGAGAGAAGTTGAGACACTTCCTCTGGAGTTGCTGTTCCAAAACCTTGCCATCTTATTCTCCCGGATTTGTCGAGTAGAAGAATATACCTGAAACATAAACAAGCGTGTGCAATAGAGATATCAGAAAGGTTACATAAATGCTATGCATTCTTAACTTGATAAGGTAGAGGGAGATTTTCTGTACCCAGTGAGAAGGTTCaaaactttgatttgtttaCGGAAGTGATAATGGTCCCCAAATGCGTATACAGCCTGCCTCTGGAGGACATTGTTCTCACTGTTGTTAGGTTTTTGCAAGACCCGGAGAAGTAGTTTTTTTATGGGGGGAAAGCCCAGGAGCCATTTGTCTATAAATGATACCTAATACAAGGGAACAAGTTTTCCtgaagaatgagagaaaaaaaaatagcagccaaaaaaaaaagcacttgTGCAGGTTTTAAAATCTGATCTACATATGACAAAACAATTCAGGATCAGTACCTCAAACAACTGAAGATCTTCCCTGTTGCCAAACGATTCAAGAAATGGTTTGCTCCACGAGCTGATCATTTCCTGTCAGATAAAACAACGACAACCCAGTAGCAACATAAGACAAGCTGTGTTATAAGATCATACTTATCAACCATTGCTTACTACGCTTAACAAGCAACACATCAGTCAATGCTACAGCACTCTTCAAAAAGGTTaaccaaacatttttttttttggttcctttgAAGTATTTAACGAAAACGAGGTGGAATTTTCTGTACCTGAGAGCTTGCTCTGAAAGACAGGCACACCAATGAAACTTTTGGAACAGCCAAATCCTCTGTGTTAACCTCATTGCTGTTGGGAGTAACAGGCAACGTCAGGCTTTCTCCATTAGAGAAAGTCACTGCTAATGCCGGAAATTTCATGGCTGAAACAGCAGGATTTAGAGTTTTATCTGCAGCTGctatctgcaaaaaaaaaaaaaacaccagtGGACAGTTGAGGAACTTCATAAAGCCAATATAAAGCTCCTTACAAGCTACAGTATCTAAATCAAGCATAGCCAAGGACAAAGAAAATCTGAAACTGAGTTTTAATAAAAGCGAAGCCAAACAACAGAAATGTACGATATAATCTATAGCTAGTGAAAGCAATCCACCCATTAAAACTAAACACAGAATCTGGGATCTTTGATTGTGACTCCTAAGTCCTATAGAAACACCAATTTAAGAGAACAGATTGAAAGAAGTAGCATCATTATTTATACCTTACCGCCATGATCCTTGAATTCTTTCATATCAGCAAAGTATCCCCGATTCATCTCATCATTACTGCCCTAAACCACATCATACTCCACTAATTAACTTCTCATtgagacaatatatatatatatatatatatatatatctccacaACTGAGAGCCAAATCAGACTTCAATGGTGAAAAAACCCCTAAAAAACGAATCGAATCGAAACTAAATAAAGGGGAAAGCTTACAGTCTAGCACGTTCATCCTCAATTGCTTTCTTGTTCCCAAACTGcccaaatccaaaaaaacacAGCATCGATAGATAATAGTCAGTCACCGTTACTTCCGATAAAGCGAAATTGAAAAAATTCCTGAGTAATGAATGAGACCTTGTAAAAATCGAGGAACGAGCGGGTGGTTGATCGAAGAGATGGCATTTGCGAAGGGAGAGAGTCATAGCGAGTGGAGATGAAGAGTCCTTGATGCTGGTTTCGATACGAGAGAGCAGAGAGTGATCTATGCTTCAGAAATCGATTCAAAGTCGTCGCCATGTTTTTACAAGAGCTTAAACCCTATTTGGTTCGTTGTTAAAGCAGCAGCTACAAGAAGAAACTGGGTTGTGAAAAAAAGGCTTGCTTGTTTCAGGCAAACCGAACCAACACGTTTGAAATTAAAAACCAGCCTACAATcttaaaccaaatatttttgttggataAGCCGGTCGAACCGTGATTTTAACCCGGTTTAGCCGCATTCCCAACTTTGGCCTTTCTTTCGTAGTATTATATTTATGTAGGTGTGTATATTATCTTTGGGTTTCCAAGATTCAAATGTTCATATTCCCAATCTGAATTGATTATTGTGTGATTTATCAATTCTAGTCTTTCTAGATATTTATTTTGTCGGAACAAATttcatttaaaacattaaaattatacgaatatgtatatgtataatgAGGTTTTAAACTTTACTAATACAATAACAATCTCACTCACGTTGCAagtttgtatgttttatattacACATCGGCAAACAGCTTATACGTACTGGCATCCATAATAATCTGTCTAACCGCCGCGACCATAGCAATCACCCCTAGAATAGAAAAAACCACGGCTATCAAAGTGTTGATCCAAAATATGAAACTCTTTTTAGATGGCTTGAACGTGAAGTTGAAGAACACTACTGGTAGAACAAAGTCCAGAGGTATAAAACCGAAAGCACCTAACAAGGAGTTCACATCTCCAAAAAACGGAAGCATTGCCGCCACGATTGTAGCCACCGCGACGAAGAGGGAACGTGCAGCTAGTCGAGGGATGACATTGCGCATAGagaattctttctttcttggatCACTGATTACACTTTCTAATATATCGTTTATAGGCTGTAGGTAtacctgcatatatatatatatatatatatataactcaaaattagTAACTTTACATGTGAAAACAAATGTATGTAAAATGATTATGTAGACTTATTTACCACAGCAACAGCCGAAAGTTGAAGAACGGTGAAGAGATTGATGAGAAAAATAAACCCAGTAGGAACTAAATAATGGTTCGTCTCGAGATTTAAGAAATTAGTGAAGATAAGTCCATTGGCTTTATTACCAAACGCCCAATAGCCTGTTATGGCTACAGTGAAGAATGTCATTATCACTATAATGTAACACATACACAATcctttcaacattttttctttcactGGCGCCGCTATTGTTGCCTGTATTGCAAAGAATACAAGaagattttatatatcaaatactAAAGTGGTGGTGTTCTACTTTAGaaagaaaccaagaaaatgaaaatgaaacctGAATTTCGGGTATAATGCCATTGCCGTATGTAGTGGCAATGATGGCTATGGCATTAAAGATTCCAAACACTTTAGTTTCTTGGTCACCAACTAATGTATAATCCTTCTCTGGTGTATCTGATGTTTTTCCTGatattcaaaagaaatattGGATTATTCATCTTACTAAATTAGCTTTGAAATTTTTAAGAGCCAGTAAGATAGGTTTAGTAAAGAAGAGTACCAATGTAGATGGAGGCAGCAGAGGCGGAAGCACTATAGAGAAGGCATaggaggagagagaagaagttaatGTGTCGTAGAGAGTGAAAGGATGGGATTTGTGCCAAAACCAAAAGCAAAGCTccgaaaataataacaaactcaAAGAGTTTCATTTCCCCATTCGGCTGCATTACCAAATACATTGCCTTAAGGCATTGGCCTCCAAGAAGCGCATTGGCAATAACCACACCATAGCACACCGCCATTTGTATCGGTCCCACGTAGTACCTCCCCCATTTCGGACCTTTATTCAAACACACCCCAGGAGTTGTTTTAATTAAGACGAAACTAAAAGGATCTAAAGTAAGCAAAATTTAAGTCAGGAGGTAGATTATAATCTTACATAGCTACATGCATGCTTATAATTCTATAAATGATAAATCCCTCAAATTATTGGTGTACACACTACTGAAAACTGACCAAATCAATGCATGACACTAAATTTCGTGTATATGTGGATCCACTTTAGATTCTGAACTTTTCAAGAAAATCTTACTTTCTAAAGCAGGTCGGATCTATTCAACCTTACGTAGGATATTGCCTTTTTTCATCGAAACACAATATTTTTAAGCTGAAATTTTATTCgaaagaaattgtttttttttttttttttctcaagtctTGTTTTATTAATGTATATCAAAACAACAGTACATTGGGATACAACGGTGGATACATCCACTTACATACCTCAGCATTAGTGAAATTAACAAGAGAACAGAAAAAAGACAGATAGCAAACAAACGTAATAAAAGACTTGATATGAGCACGTGGCGAGAAAGAGAAATAATAATTGCTAGGAGTGGAATGGTCAACTTTTTGATCCGACTCCCGATAATATGGTACGAATCATCCCATATCATAAAGCAgtataaaatatgaatgatttttttttctggttttcctTATAGACACGCAAGTCTATAATTACAGATCAAATNGACACGTAAGTCTATAATTACAGATCAAAATTAGAAAGATAAACATGATTATTAACGGAAAGGTCAAAAAGAGAATTACCGAGGATGTGGTGGGCCATGTCACGGAAGCGGAGGTAACGATGGCCGTGGGAAGCATGGTGTTGGAGGGTTAGCGAAAGAAGTGTGTAGGAGTAG
Coding sequences within:
- the LOC104739406 gene encoding mitochondrial ATPase complex subunit ATP10 isoform X1, which codes for MATTLNRFLKHRSLSALSYRNQHQGLFISTRYDSLPSQMPSLRSTTRSFLDFYKFGNKKAIEDERARLNDEMNRGYFADMKEFKDHGGKIAAADKTLNPAVSAMKFPALAVTFSNGESLTLPVTPNSNEVNTEDLAVPKVSLVCLSFRASSQEMISSWSKPFLESFGNREDLQLFEVSFIDKWLLGFPPIKKLLLRVLQKPNNSENNVLQRQAVYAFGDHYHFRKQIKVLNLLTGYILLLDKSGRIRWQGFGTATPEEVSQLLSCTSSLLLKDQ
- the LOC104739406 gene encoding mitochondrial ATPase complex subunit ATP10 isoform X2; translated protein: MNRGYFADMKEFKDHGGKIAAADKTLNPAVSAMKFPALAVTFSNGESLTLPVTPNSNEVNTEDLAVPKVSLVCLSFRASSQEMISSWSKPFLESFGNREDLQLFEVSFIDKWLLGFPPIKKLLLRVLQKPNNSENNVLQRQAVYAFGDHYHFRKQIKVLNLLTGYILLLDKSGRIRWQGFGTATPEEVSQLLSCTSSLLLKDQ
- the LOC104739407 gene encoding GABA transporter 1-like, producing the protein MGGEEEGSGDREKRGEEVDAGSLFVLKSKGTWWHCGFHLTTSIVAPPLLSLPYAFKFLGWIAGISCLVGGAAITFYSYTLLSLTLQHHASHGHRYLRFRDMAHHILGPKWGRYYVGPIQMAVCYGVVIANALLGGQCLKAMYLVMQPNGEMKLFEFVIIFGALLLVLAQIPSFHSLRHINFFSLLLCLLYSASASAASIYIGKTSDTPEKDYTLVGDQETKVFGIFNAIAIIATTYGNGIIPEIQATIAAPVKEKMLKGLCMCYIIVIMTFFTVAITGYWAFGNKANGLIFTNFLNLETNHYLVPTGFIFLINLFTVLQLSAVAVVYLQPINDILESVISDPRKKEFSMRNVIPRLAARSLFVAVATIVAAMLPFFGDVNSLLGAFGFIPLDFVLPVVFFNFTFKPSKKSFIFWINTLIAVVFSILGVIAMVAAVRQIIMDASTYKLFADV